The following coding sequences lie in one Sphingobium sp. KCTC 72723 genomic window:
- a CDS encoding DUF4145 domain-containing protein has protein sequence MNVNFSFNGAPDQGLDWLQFASSVIGSIAWPGILLAVILIFRKPLTELINSIEEARYGDTSVKVSRKIDQAEKTSENFIDPATIEGMAPEPEPIGTRFDQLMEISPSAAILDSWIHVEDALREVTHKFSTMGTMPSRNGSTAMIRFLTSANIIKPEVGKWLDEMRQVRNAAAHAQDVSPADALRFQELSQKVLRILRQL, from the coding sequence ATGAACGTGAACTTCAGCTTCAATGGTGCGCCCGATCAGGGCTTGGACTGGCTGCAATTCGCCTCGTCGGTCATCGGGTCCATTGCTTGGCCCGGTATTCTGCTCGCCGTCATCCTGATTTTCAGAAAGCCGCTGACTGAACTCATCAACTCGATTGAAGAAGCCCGATATGGCGATACGAGCGTAAAAGTCAGTCGGAAGATCGACCAAGCCGAGAAGACCAGCGAGAACTTTATTGACCCTGCAACAATCGAGGGGATGGCACCGGAGCCAGAACCAATTGGCACTCGGTTCGATCAGTTGATGGAGATTTCACCAAGCGCGGCAATTCTGGATTCTTGGATACACGTAGAGGATGCTCTACGCGAGGTGACGCATAAGTTCTCGACCATGGGAACTATGCCTTCAAGAAACGGCAGCACGGCAATGATCCGGTTCCTCACTTCCGCCAACATTATCAAGCCAGAGGTTGGGAAATGGTTGGACGAAATGCGGCAGGTCCGAAACGCTGCCGCACATGCCCAAGACGTTAGCCCAGCGGACGCGCTTCGTTTTCAGGAGTTGTCGCAGAAGGTGCTACGGATTCTGCGCCAACTGTAG
- a CDS encoding helix-turn-helix domain-containing protein translates to MTEEFPTYQAFHDQALSEPYSEHVELVGLDQLRAHQRGEKVGKPVRVVTKKKRPEKPATPPKPRKKPVAHTRSPRRRVTMEMVDIVKASSAALSQDKIAKQLGIAQSTVGKILNGEYD, encoded by the coding sequence ATGACCGAAGAATTCCCCACATACCAAGCCTTCCACGACCAAGCGCTATCTGAGCCTTACAGCGAGCATGTTGAGCTTGTCGGCCTAGACCAGTTGCGAGCGCATCAGCGTGGCGAGAAAGTCGGCAAGCCTGTTCGGGTCGTGACCAAAAAGAAGCGCCCTGAGAAGCCCGCTACACCACCGAAGCCCCGCAAGAAGCCTGTTGCTCACACGCGCAGTCCGCGTCGTCGTGTGACGATGGAAATGGTGGATATCGTGAAGGCGTCGAGCGCTGCGCTATCTCAGGATAAGATAGCCAAGCAGCTAGGCATCGCGCAGTCCACCGTCGGGAAAATCCTCAACGGCGAGTATGACTAA
- a CDS encoding J domain-containing protein: MKDYYEILGVSPLSDEVVIRAAFKALMLKYHPDTNKSSNATARAAEINEAFHVIGNAERRAEYDARRTARNSSQRGSAKAEPKKPDARTEQPKPTPKPPKPAQQAKATQRPQSTRIDKSVGILCVAIVLACIYAVAVSTDKSNDGNSEHAASQTSSEASNEANLTTASEPFDGSENITQSAPSNDSASQDNVDERNILKAAKEFDRILKSSGMVGAEAYSRKCHAAALQSGKWRDFDFCSAFNYAAAYVDRSVTNGSGMPINQYFSVITDPKNRESLYALDAGMGYLAQDRSSTIQQLAIQSIEEIVLSSNAAN, encoded by the coding sequence ATGAAAGACTATTACGAAATTCTGGGCGTTTCACCTTTGTCCGATGAGGTCGTGATACGAGCAGCGTTCAAAGCGTTGATGCTCAAATATCACCCGGATACCAATAAAAGCTCAAATGCGACCGCCCGTGCCGCAGAAATCAACGAGGCATTTCACGTCATTGGCAACGCCGAAAGGCGAGCGGAATATGACGCTCGTAGGACAGCTCGTAATTCGTCACAGCGTGGTAGCGCGAAAGCTGAACCAAAGAAGCCTGATGCTCGAACCGAGCAGCCAAAACCCACGCCAAAGCCTCCCAAGCCTGCACAGCAGGCAAAAGCTACCCAGCGTCCACAATCAACCCGGATTGATAAGAGTGTGGGGATCCTGTGCGTCGCGATCGTGCTGGCCTGCATTTACGCTGTCGCCGTTTCGACCGACAAATCAAACGATGGAAATTCGGAACATGCCGCTTCGCAGACGTCATCCGAAGCCTCGAATGAAGCTAATCTCACGACTGCAAGCGAACCGTTTGACGGGTCAGAGAATATCACACAATCTGCGCCCAGCAACGATAGCGCCAGTCAAGACAATGTTGATGAAAGAAATATACTTAAAGCTGCAAAAGAATTTGACCGCATTTTAAAATCAAGCGGCATGGTTGGTGCAGAAGCATACAGTCGAAAATGTCATGCGGCTGCACTTCAGTCGGGAAAATGGCGAGATTTCGACTTTTGTTCAGCATTTAACTATGCTGCCGCATATGTGGATAGAAGCGTCACAAACGGCTCTGGGATGCCTATAAACCAATACTTCTCAGTGATTACTGATCCGAAAAATAGAGAGAGCCTCTATGCGTTAGACGCTGGCATGGGCTATCTAGCGCAAGATCGTAGCTCTACTATTCAGCAGTTGGCAATTCAGTCTATTGAAGAGATCGTTCTTTCGAGCAATGCTGCCAATTGA
- a CDS encoding phage terminase large subunit, with translation MAKTFNINPSQLKLTNIAWNDPHVKNLLAFGPSRSGKSAILTSIIVNRAIAYPGTKHAIFRKTLRSCHSHLFHGTFPEIMDMLYPTWQRDLVSRIAKADNVVEFHNGSKIFFEGLDPTRIDKVLGAQYATAWINECNEIDDYEIVQQLASRMADSAQMVRNGKPVFYPDGSPVMSRALMLFDCNPDLKSDWEHRTFIDNVHPTSGKPFTDKAKPKWKSLFLPAQENAGNLEESYLEDLAERYDGSPNMESRFLIGQWRDDNPNALFRKSMFKYKEVNKDFLVRIIVAVDPAGSSGNNSDYTGIVVVGLGWDNHAYVLEDASIKGTPEKWAAEVSKMYDKWDADLVVAEKNYGGEMVEHTIRTHRRNIPVKMVNATRGKILRAEPVQMLYLKGQVFHTDSFKELEGQMCDYKPETKKSPDRMDALVWGLTELMKLSGGGGSLTVKRSGGMWRN, from the coding sequence ATGGCAAAGACATTCAATATCAACCCATCCCAGCTAAAGCTCACAAACATTGCGTGGAATGACCCGCATGTGAAGAACTTGCTTGCCTTTGGGCCTTCGCGTTCAGGCAAGTCCGCTATCCTGACTTCTATCATCGTCAATCGTGCGATTGCGTATCCCGGCACCAAACATGCGATCTTTCGTAAGACGCTGCGTAGCTGTCACAGTCACCTGTTCCACGGCACGTTCCCCGAAATTATGGACATGCTGTATCCGACTTGGCAGCGTGACCTTGTTAGCCGCATCGCCAAAGCCGATAATGTCGTTGAGTTTCACAACGGGTCCAAGATATTCTTTGAGGGGCTTGATCCTACTCGCATCGACAAGGTTCTCGGTGCGCAATACGCTACCGCGTGGATCAACGAATGTAACGAGATTGATGACTACGAGATAGTCCAGCAGCTTGCGTCTCGTATGGCCGACAGTGCGCAGATGGTCAGGAACGGCAAGCCCGTTTTCTATCCAGATGGTTCGCCGGTCATGAGCCGCGCCTTGATGCTGTTTGATTGCAATCCTGATCTAAAGTCAGATTGGGAACACCGCACATTCATCGACAACGTGCATCCCACATCGGGCAAGCCTTTCACCGATAAGGCCAAGCCCAAGTGGAAGAGCCTGTTTCTCCCGGCTCAGGAAAACGCCGGTAATCTGGAAGAGAGCTACCTTGAAGACCTAGCAGAGCGTTATGACGGCTCCCCCAACATGGAAAGCCGCTTCCTCATTGGTCAGTGGCGCGACGACAACCCTAATGCGCTCTTCCGCAAGAGCATGTTCAAATACAAAGAGGTCAATAAGGACTTCCTTGTCCGCATCATCGTCGCGGTCGATCCTGCTGGTTCATCGGGCAATAACAGCGACTACACCGGCATCGTGGTTGTCGGGTTGGGCTGGGACAATCATGCCTACGTTCTTGAGGATGCTTCGATCAAGGGAACGCCTGAGAAGTGGGCAGCAGAAGTATCCAAAATGTATGACAAGTGGGATGCTGACCTTGTTGTCGCGGAAAAGAACTACGGCGGCGAAATGGTCGAACACACCATTCGTACCCATCGCCGCAATATCCCGGTCAAGATGGTCAATGCGACACGCGGCAAAATCCTGCGCGCTGAACCTGTCCAGATGCTTTATTTGAAGGGACAGGTCTTCCACACAGATAGCTTCAAAGAACTTGAAGGCCAAATGTGTGACTACAAGCCGGAAACAAAGAAATCCCCTGACCGCATGGATGCACTTGTCTGGGGTCTAACGGAATTGATGAAGCTGAGTGGTGGCGGTGGCAGCCTGACCGTGAAGCGCAGCGGTGGTATGTGGCGGAATTAA
- a CDS encoding DUF4055 domain-containing protein, with the protein MEINKPHSDIACEHERWDINADVVGGHYPVKARGTKYLPKAYIEQTDPEYKSFKDHVSFYPAANRTLTGLLGLMFRRNPVLENTGVIESSLKGIITRDGKSVNDLAKEVCRGYLTAAYHGLLVDHPSGTASSAGEALAEGIRPYVLQYPAHSILEVRQGVVGVRRAVIYVRLLDDEETVRELQLVGGVYSVTIHRKVGSTWVPEPAIVPRRSGQPLREIPFVLLSEDDNIKPQPSIMDHVVQLNLDHYRMQGLLTSCHMFISTPMLFAKGLQKGEIDKVTISPGAILAVEDWEADMKWIAPSGDGIPSLERQLDRTEDKLAVVASRILARVKPAPEAAETEALRQGAENSVLASIANHVSAKITQALKLVALWTDGSAVSYQLNTDYLPTKMDASEISALFTVYQGGGMSFESFFYTLRDRGVHNETLTLDEEQSRLKADGPRPIATVGAESVAPSATTPENEARPLG; encoded by the coding sequence ATGGAAATCAATAAACCACATTCTGACATTGCTTGCGAACATGAGCGCTGGGACATCAACGCTGATGTAGTTGGCGGACACTACCCGGTCAAAGCAAGGGGGACGAAGTATCTCCCGAAGGCTTATATCGAGCAAACCGATCCAGAATATAAGTCCTTCAAGGATCATGTTTCCTTCTACCCAGCAGCCAACCGAACATTGACCGGCCTGCTAGGCCTGATGTTTCGTCGCAACCCGGTGTTGGAGAACACTGGTGTCATCGAAAGTAGCCTAAAGGGCATAATCACCCGCGACGGCAAAAGCGTCAACGATCTCGCTAAAGAGGTTTGTCGTGGTTATCTAACGGCTGCTTATCACGGCCTGCTTGTCGATCATCCGTCAGGCACGGCATCCAGTGCCGGCGAAGCGCTTGCTGAGGGCATTCGTCCCTATGTGCTGCAATATCCCGCGCATTCCATCTTGGAAGTGCGACAGGGCGTCGTAGGGGTCCGCAGGGCTGTAATCTACGTTCGACTGCTGGACGACGAAGAGACAGTGCGCGAATTGCAGCTCGTCGGCGGCGTCTATTCCGTCACGATCCATCGCAAAGTCGGCAGCACATGGGTTCCTGAGCCTGCTATCGTGCCTCGCCGCAGCGGCCAGCCGCTACGCGAAATCCCGTTCGTGCTTCTTAGCGAAGATGACAACATAAAGCCGCAACCCTCGATCATGGATCATGTGGTTCAGCTAAACCTTGACCATTACCGTATGCAAGGACTGCTAACTTCCTGTCATATGTTCATTTCCACGCCAATGCTTTTCGCCAAAGGCTTACAGAAGGGCGAAATCGACAAGGTAACAATCAGCCCCGGTGCAATCCTAGCCGTGGAGGATTGGGAAGCCGACATGAAGTGGATTGCGCCATCAGGCGATGGCATCCCTTCGCTCGAAAGGCAGCTTGACCGCACCGAAGACAAGCTGGCAGTTGTTGCGTCTCGTATTCTGGCCCGCGTTAAGCCCGCGCCGGAAGCTGCTGAGACAGAGGCATTGCGTCAGGGTGCGGAAAACTCCGTCCTGGCCTCCATTGCCAACCATGTTTCGGCCAAGATAACTCAGGCTTTGAAGCTGGTCGCGCTTTGGACCGATGGAAGCGCAGTTAGCTATCAGCTAAACACGGATTATCTGCCTACCAAGATGGACGCGAGCGAGATTTCCGCGCTCTTTACCGTTTATCAGGGTGGTGGCATGTCATTCGAGAGCTTTTTCTACACGCTGCGCGATCGTGGCGTTCACAATGAGACGCTGACGCTTGATGAAGAGCAAAGCCGCCTGAAAGCTGACGGTCCTCGACCGATTGCTACAGTTGGCGCAGAATCCGTAGCACCTTCTGCGACAACTCCTGAAAACGAAGCGCGTCCGCTGGGCTAA